Proteins from a single region of Streptomyces sp. HUAS 15-9:
- a CDS encoding alcohol dehydrogenase catalytic domain-containing protein — translation MSASSTSYTGPLRAAQVTVPGGTPELVEVAPREAGPGSVRITIEACGVCHSDLLISSGMLPGTTFPVTPGHEIAGRIDAVGEGVTGWHTGDRVAVGWYGGSCGYCDACRDGDAVLCPRLSVPGVAYPGGYADSIVVPAVALAAIPDQLTAVEAAPLACAGVTVFNALRNTAARPGDVVAVLGLGGLGHLGVQFAQKMGFDTVAIARGQEKRDLAHKLGAAHYIDSTAGEVSQALESLGGAKVVLATVTNAEAMSATIDGLGRRGELVMVGVSPDRLDVTPLQLLNNSRKIYAHASGAAVDTQDTLRFAAQTGVRAWVEEVPLEETAAAVAKMTEGRARFRMVLTTDR, via the coding sequence ATGTCTGCGTCCAGCACTTCCTACACCGGCCCGCTGCGCGCCGCGCAGGTCACCGTGCCCGGCGGCACACCGGAACTGGTCGAGGTCGCCCCACGAGAGGCGGGACCGGGGTCCGTGCGGATCACCATCGAGGCGTGCGGGGTGTGCCACTCCGACCTGCTGATCAGCTCGGGCATGCTGCCCGGGACCACGTTCCCGGTGACGCCCGGTCACGAGATCGCCGGGCGGATCGACGCCGTGGGCGAGGGCGTGACCGGATGGCACACCGGTGACCGGGTCGCGGTGGGCTGGTACGGCGGCAGCTGCGGCTACTGCGACGCCTGCCGCGACGGCGACGCCGTGCTGTGCCCGCGGCTGTCGGTCCCCGGCGTCGCCTACCCCGGCGGCTACGCCGACTCCATCGTCGTACCCGCCGTCGCCCTCGCGGCGATCCCGGACCAGCTGACCGCCGTCGAGGCGGCGCCGCTGGCCTGTGCGGGCGTGACCGTCTTCAACGCCCTGCGCAACACGGCCGCCCGCCCCGGTGATGTCGTCGCGGTCCTGGGCCTGGGCGGTCTGGGGCACCTGGGCGTCCAGTTCGCCCAGAAGATGGGCTTCGACACGGTCGCCATCGCCCGTGGCCAGGAGAAGCGGGACCTGGCGCACAAGCTCGGCGCCGCGCACTACATCGACAGCACCGCGGGGGAGGTCTCCCAGGCCCTGGAGTCGCTCGGCGGGGCCAAGGTGGTCCTCGCCACCGTCACCAACGCCGAGGCCATGTCCGCCACCATCGACGGGCTGGGCCGGCGCGGCGAACTCGTGATGGTCGGCGTCTCACCCGACCGCCTCGACGTCACCCCCCTCCAGCTCCTGAACAACTCCCGCAAGATCTACGCCCACGCCTCCGGCGCCGCCGTGGACACCCAGGACACCCTGCGCTTCGCCGCCCAGACCGGCGTACGGGCCTGGGTCGAGGAGGTCCCCCTGGAGGAGACGGCGGCCGCGGTCGCCAAGATGACCGAGGGCAGGGCCCGCTTCCGCATGGTCCTCACCACGGACCGTTGA
- a CDS encoding glycoside hydrolase family 15 protein: protein MDRYPPIAEHGMVGDLQTAALVSSGGTVDWWCTPRFDSPSVFASLLDSERGGHCRLVVDLPEGNGLTVRQLYLPDTAILVTRFMAPGGVGEVADVMTPVESTAPTDRHRLVRIARVVRGSLPFGFTCRPRFDYGRAPHTLTLDDDHAAVFRGPGTDLHLQSTTGVALRADGDDITAHFTLSAGEAAAMVLTSTVSGGTAPPRPSLGGIVDEVEACRAFWLAWLRSCTYRGRWQDMVNRSAITLKLLTYAPTGAPIAAATMGLPEQVGGERNWDYRYTWVRDASLSVRSLIDLGFEEEAHAFRRWLRDRIEAGGTASGDPLQIMYRVDGDPRLTEETLDHLEGYMGSRPVRAGNAAADQLQLDIYGEVSDALVIGRDIGAIRGWRAISRVVDWLADHWDRPDEGIWETRGGRQDFTYSRLMTWVAFDRCVHAAVTCSRPADVRRWTEVRDQVFEQIVERGWHEKRQAFVQHYDTDVLDASLLLMPRVGFISPRDPAWLTTLDAMGEELVSDSLVYRYNPAASPDGLRGSEGTFNLCSFFYVEALARAGRLSQARYAFDKMLTYANHVGLFAEEIGPSGEQLGNFPQAFTHLALVTAAMALDEQLSQAETRPGSRDDLPVAQGFAVPVAPTGGGDTGG from the coding sequence GTGGACCGGTATCCGCCCATCGCAGAGCACGGAATGGTCGGCGATCTCCAGACGGCGGCCCTGGTGTCGTCCGGCGGCACCGTCGACTGGTGGTGCACACCGCGCTTCGACTCGCCCAGTGTCTTCGCCTCGCTCCTGGACAGCGAGCGCGGCGGCCACTGCCGTCTCGTCGTCGACCTCCCGGAGGGGAACGGACTGACGGTACGGCAGCTGTATCTGCCCGACACGGCGATTCTGGTCACCCGGTTCATGGCGCCCGGAGGCGTCGGCGAGGTGGCCGACGTGATGACGCCGGTCGAGTCCACGGCACCCACGGACCGGCACCGCCTGGTGAGGATCGCGCGCGTCGTCCGCGGCAGCCTGCCCTTCGGCTTCACCTGCCGGCCGCGCTTCGACTACGGACGTGCCCCGCACACCCTCACGCTGGACGACGACCACGCCGCGGTCTTCCGCGGCCCGGGAACCGATCTGCACCTCCAGTCCACCACCGGCGTCGCCCTCCGGGCCGACGGGGACGACATCACCGCCCACTTCACCCTGTCGGCAGGCGAGGCGGCCGCCATGGTGCTGACCAGCACCGTGAGCGGCGGCACCGCTCCGCCCCGGCCGTCCCTGGGCGGCATCGTCGACGAGGTGGAGGCCTGCCGGGCCTTCTGGCTGGCGTGGCTGCGCTCGTGCACCTACCGCGGCCGCTGGCAGGACATGGTGAACCGCTCGGCGATCACGCTGAAGCTGCTGACGTACGCCCCCACCGGGGCGCCCATCGCCGCGGCCACCATGGGACTGCCCGAGCAGGTCGGCGGTGAACGCAACTGGGACTACCGCTACACCTGGGTGCGGGACGCCTCGCTCTCCGTCCGGTCCCTGATCGACCTCGGCTTCGAGGAGGAGGCGCACGCCTTCCGCCGCTGGCTGCGCGACCGTATCGAGGCCGGCGGCACCGCCTCCGGCGATCCCCTGCAGATCATGTACCGGGTCGACGGCGACCCCCGTCTGACCGAGGAGACCCTCGACCACCTGGAGGGCTACATGGGCTCCCGGCCGGTGCGGGCCGGCAACGCGGCGGCCGACCAGCTGCAGCTCGACATCTACGGCGAGGTCTCCGACGCCCTGGTGATCGGCAGGGACATCGGGGCGATCCGCGGCTGGCGGGCCATCAGCCGGGTGGTGGACTGGCTCGCCGACCACTGGGACCGGCCCGACGAGGGGATCTGGGAAACCCGTGGCGGCCGGCAGGACTTCACCTACAGCCGGCTGATGACCTGGGTCGCGTTCGACCGCTGCGTCCACGCGGCCGTCACCTGCTCCCGCCCGGCCGACGTCCGCCGCTGGACCGAGGTCCGCGACCAGGTCTTCGAGCAGATCGTGGAACGCGGCTGGCACGAGAAGCGGCAGGCCTTCGTGCAGCACTACGACACCGACGTGCTGGACGCCTCGCTGCTGCTCATGCCCCGGGTCGGCTTCATCTCCCCGCGGGATCCCGCCTGGCTCACCACCCTCGACGCCATGGGTGAGGAGCTGGTGAGCGACAGCCTGGTCTACCGCTACAACCCGGCCGCCTCGCCCGACGGGCTGCGGGGCTCCGAGGGGACCTTCAACCTGTGCAGCTTCTTCTACGTCGAGGCCCTGGCCCGCGCCGGCCGGCTCTCCCAGGCCCGGTACGCCTTCGACAAGATGCTCACCTACGCCAACCATGTCGGCCTGTTCGCCGAGGAGATCGGCCCCTCGGGCGAGCAACTCGGCAACTTCCCACAGGCGTTCACCCACCTCGCGCTGGTCACCGCCGCGATGGCCCTGGACGAGCAGCTGAGCCAGGCGGAGACACGGCCGGGAAGCCGCGACGACCTTCCGGTGGCCCAGGGCTTCGCGGTACCGGTCGCGCCCACGGGCGGGGGCGACACCGGTGGCTGA
- a CDS encoding MFS transporter, whose product MADTDRTKPALPGQRVLAPLALAQFICSFAGSNMNVMINDISRDLDTTVQGVQVAITVFLLVMAALMIPGGKLTDRYGRKRCLLVGLVVYGIGALLSAAAPGLGVLILGNSILEGVGTALLIPPVYILTTLLHPDLTSRARAFGVIMALGGIGAAAGPLIGGLITTAISWRAAFVFQALVIVVIVVLSRHIEDPLPPDPDRPFDTGGAVLSAVGLVLIVMGILAADNNVWLMIGLLALGALVLWWFFRSVRAKEAAGEEPLLSLSLFHDRTSNLGLVTQNVQWLLLLGSSFTVAAYLQVVRGYDAIRTGVIFTAATLGLLVTSLSAERLAKRYPQRTLIMTGFVIALAGIAVLIALAGSFTSAWAFAPGLLLIGLGLGLMLTPSVNVVQSSFPEERQGEISGLSRSVSNLGSSFGTAIAGTILVSGLTTGAYAAAMIALGVAGLGGLTAAALLPRPADPHDPGGLSAAPPQDATPPRSLG is encoded by the coding sequence GTGGCTGACACGGACCGGACGAAACCGGCCTTGCCGGGACAGCGCGTCCTCGCCCCGCTGGCGCTGGCCCAGTTCATCTGCAGTTTCGCCGGCTCCAACATGAACGTGATGATCAACGACATCAGCAGGGACCTGGACACCACCGTGCAGGGCGTCCAGGTGGCCATCACGGTCTTCCTGCTGGTCATGGCGGCACTGATGATCCCCGGCGGCAAACTGACCGACCGCTACGGCCGCAAGCGGTGCCTCCTGGTGGGCCTCGTCGTGTACGGGATCGGGGCGCTGCTGAGCGCGGCCGCGCCGGGCCTCGGCGTCCTGATCCTCGGCAACTCGATCCTGGAGGGCGTCGGCACGGCCCTGCTCATCCCGCCCGTCTACATCCTCACCACGCTCCTCCACCCGGATCTGACCTCCCGTGCCCGCGCGTTCGGCGTGATCATGGCGCTGGGCGGCATCGGTGCGGCCGCGGGCCCGCTGATCGGCGGGCTCATCACCACGGCGATCAGTTGGCGGGCCGCGTTCGTGTTCCAGGCGCTGGTCATCGTGGTGATCGTCGTCCTGAGCCGCCATATCGAGGACCCGCTGCCGCCCGATCCGGACCGGCCCTTCGACACCGGCGGGGCCGTGCTCTCCGCCGTCGGCCTGGTCCTGATCGTCATGGGCATCCTGGCCGCGGACAACAATGTGTGGCTGATGATCGGCCTGCTGGCCCTCGGCGCGCTCGTGCTGTGGTGGTTCTTCCGCTCCGTACGGGCCAAGGAGGCGGCGGGCGAGGAGCCGCTGCTCTCGCTGTCCCTGTTCCACGACCGCACCTCCAACCTCGGGCTCGTCACGCAGAACGTCCAGTGGCTGCTGCTGCTGGGCTCGTCGTTCACGGTGGCCGCCTACCTCCAGGTGGTGCGCGGCTACGACGCCATCCGGACCGGGGTGATCTTCACGGCCGCCACGCTCGGGCTGCTGGTCACCTCGCTGTCCGCCGAGCGCCTCGCGAAGCGGTACCCCCAGCGGACGCTCATCATGACCGGCTTCGTCATCGCCCTCGCCGGCATCGCCGTACTGATCGCCCTGGCCGGCAGCTTCACCAGCGCCTGGGCCTTCGCACCCGGACTCCTCCTGATCGGCCTCGGCCTGGGTCTGATGCTGACGCCGTCGGTGAACGTCGTCCAGTCGAGCTTCCCCGAGGAGCGGCAGGGCGAGATCTCCGGTCTGTCCCGCAGCGTCTCCAACCTCGGCTCCTCCTTCGGCACGGCCATCGCCGGCACGATCCTGGTCTCCGGCCTCACCACCGGCGCCTACGCCGCCGCGATGATCGCCCTCGGCGTGGCCGGCCTCGGCGGCCTCACGGCGGCAGCCCTCCTGCCCCGACCGGCCGACCCGCACGACCCAGGAGGCCTGAGCGCCGCACCCCCACAAGACGCCACCCCGCCACGAAGCCTCGGGTGA
- a CDS encoding bifunctional polysaccharide deacetylase/glycosyltransferase family 2 protein, whose translation MTDRRRRNAPARRRSRTRQITPRAHWLLLSVLVVTLSTALLLQGYTHHMFGITSDAVTGQRGRNEAVPSRVIHGGPVIANAAGTAHTARLKAGTVALTFDDGPDPVWTPRILDVLRRNHVHATFFVVGTEVVDHPELVRRIVAEGHQIGIHTFTHPDLARLAPWQRSLELRETQLAVAGAAGVTTALLRPPYSSKNGALDDADWSVLQQADEAGYVTVLSTQDAEDWQRPGADRIIANATPHGHAGQVVLMHDGGGDRSQTVAALDALIPRLKAHGFRFATVGAAVGMAGPVQPAGLGEHLQGIALIKALQAGDWAVWLLGVLMYAAGVLSVLRAAVVLVAARRHRRLRAKGRGRSWGPPVTEPVSVIVPAYNESAGIEAAVRSLLASDHPVEIIVVDDGSTDGTADLVESLRLPVRVIRQRNAGKPAALNTGLAAASFDLVVMVDGDTVFESDTVRTIVQPFADARVGAVSGNAKVVNRGGLLGRWQHIEYVVGFNLDRRLFDLAECMPTVPGAVGAFRRRALLGLGGVSDVTLAEDTDLTMALCRAGWRVVYEEDARAWTEAPASLNALWRQRYRWCYGTLQAMWKHRGALVQRGAAGKLGRRGLVYLLLFQVLVPLLAPVVDVFALYGLVFLDPVRIIGLWLAFLLLQLLMGLYAFRLDGERPGPLWSLPLQQFVYRQLMYLVVIQSVFTALSGSRLRWQRMERYGSLQAPVGTETHQSGLTPEEPAYAQPGPYGGHAQPAPYGGYAQPGPYGGHAQPAPYASHPQPAPYDTTQWY comes from the coding sequence GTGACCGACCGCCGACGCCGCAACGCTCCTGCCCGCCGCCGCAGCCGCACTCGCCAGATCACACCCCGCGCCCACTGGCTGCTGCTGAGCGTGCTCGTGGTGACTCTGTCGACGGCCCTCCTGCTGCAGGGTTACACCCACCACATGTTCGGGATCACGTCGGATGCCGTGACCGGCCAACGAGGCCGGAACGAGGCGGTGCCCAGCAGGGTGATCCACGGCGGCCCCGTGATCGCGAACGCGGCCGGCACCGCGCACACTGCCCGGCTGAAGGCCGGCACCGTGGCCCTCACCTTCGACGACGGCCCCGACCCCGTCTGGACTCCGCGCATCCTGGACGTGCTGCGCCGCAACCATGTGCACGCGACCTTCTTCGTCGTCGGAACGGAGGTCGTGGACCACCCGGAGCTGGTCCGCCGGATCGTCGCCGAGGGCCACCAGATCGGCATCCACACGTTCACGCATCCCGACCTGGCCCGGCTCGCCCCGTGGCAGCGCTCACTGGAACTGCGCGAGACGCAGCTGGCGGTGGCCGGTGCCGCGGGCGTCACCACCGCGCTGCTGAGACCGCCGTACTCCTCGAAGAACGGTGCGTTGGACGACGCCGACTGGTCGGTCCTCCAGCAGGCCGACGAGGCGGGCTACGTCACGGTGCTCTCCACCCAGGACGCCGAGGACTGGCAGCGTCCCGGAGCGGACCGCATCATCGCCAACGCGACCCCGCACGGCCACGCCGGGCAGGTCGTGCTGATGCACGACGGCGGGGGTGACCGATCGCAGACCGTCGCAGCCCTCGATGCCCTGATCCCACGGCTCAAGGCACACGGCTTCCGGTTCGCGACGGTCGGCGCCGCGGTCGGCATGGCCGGACCCGTCCAGCCCGCCGGGCTCGGTGAACATCTTCAGGGAATTGCTCTCATCAAGGCGCTGCAGGCCGGCGACTGGGCCGTATGGCTGCTGGGCGTGCTGATGTACGCGGCCGGGGTGCTCAGCGTGCTGCGCGCGGCGGTCGTACTGGTCGCGGCCCGCCGGCACCGGCGGCTGCGGGCCAAGGGCCGCGGCCGGTCCTGGGGGCCGCCGGTGACCGAGCCGGTCAGTGTCATCGTCCCCGCCTACAACGAGAGCGCCGGGATCGAGGCAGCCGTGCGCTCACTGCTCGCCTCGGACCATCCGGTCGAGATCATCGTGGTCGACGACGGATCGACCGACGGCACCGCCGACCTGGTGGAGTCGCTCCGCCTGCCGGTGCGGGTGATCCGCCAGCGGAACGCGGGCAAGCCCGCCGCACTCAACACCGGGCTCGCCGCCGCCTCCTTCGACCTGGTGGTCATGGTCGACGGCGACACCGTCTTCGAATCCGACACCGTCCGCACGATCGTGCAGCCCTTCGCCGACGCCCGCGTGGGAGCCGTCTCGGGAAACGCCAAGGTCGTCAACCGCGGCGGCCTGCTGGGCCGTTGGCAGCACATCGAGTATGTGGTCGGGTTCAACCTCGACCGCCGTCTGTTCGACCTCGCCGAATGCATGCCGACCGTACCCGGTGCCGTCGGCGCGTTCCGCCGCCGCGCGCTCCTCGGCCTCGGCGGCGTCAGCGACGTCACCCTCGCCGAGGACACCGACCTCACCATGGCGCTGTGCCGCGCCGGCTGGCGCGTGGTGTACGAGGAGGACGCGCGGGCCTGGACCGAGGCACCCGCGTCCCTGAACGCCCTGTGGCGCCAGCGGTACCGCTGGTGCTACGGCACCCTGCAGGCGATGTGGAAGCACCGCGGAGCGCTCGTGCAGCGCGGCGCCGCCGGCAAACTGGGCCGCCGGGGCCTGGTCTATCTACTGCTCTTCCAGGTCCTGGTGCCGCTTCTCGCCCCCGTCGTGGACGTCTTCGCCCTGTACGGCCTGGTCTTCCTCGACCCGGTCCGGATCATCGGGCTGTGGCTCGCCTTCCTGCTGCTGCAACTGCTGATGGGGCTGTACGCGTTCCGCCTCGACGGAGAACGCCCGGGGCCGCTGTGGAGCCTGCCGTTGCAGCAGTTCGTCTACCGCCAGCTGATGTACCTCGTGGTGATCCAGTCCGTCTTCACCGCCCTGTCCGGCTCGCGGCTGCGATGGCAGCGCATGGAGCGGTACGGAAGCTTGCAGGCCCCGGTGGGCACAGAAACCCACCAGAGCGGTCTCACCCCGGAGGAGCCCGCTTATGCGCAGCCGGGGCCGTACGGCGGTCATGCGCAGCCGGCGCCGTACGGCGGCTATGCGCAGCCGGGGCCGTACGGCGGTCATGCGCAGCCGGCGCCATACGCCTCCCATCCGCAGCCCGCACCGTACGACACCACCCAGTGGTACTGA
- a CDS encoding transglycosylase domain-containing protein: MSGHRRRPPQRSTAGLRAAVEQATSRGARRRPPQNARRRPPQKKRWLDYPRSGKQGPRRYLPSWRQVLSLFLLFFGSTAALVGYAYATVTIPDPNPTTLLQNNVYYWSDGTVLATDGSVNRQNITLAQVPLAVQGDFIAAENASFYTDPGIDPQGILRAVVHMAGGGSVQSGSTITQQFVKNTYLDQSQTVSRKFKELLISTKIGASMTKEQILTGYLNTCFFGRQANGVQAAARAYYNLPVEKLDVSQGAFLAAAVNEPSLFQHVDSDPAAKRQAQARWSWVLDRMVDTGKLTPAQRAKYAAAGFPMPRKWAPGSNLAGQTGYLMQLARAYVQQHDPSITDGSLSRGGYQIYTTFDRKKTAALERSVARTRRERLDPKHRPVDRDVQVGAASVEPRTGRILAVYGGPGFDHSHFSDNADTSGVPVGSTFKPVVLAAALQHGAVLRPGKAAEPITPASKFNGDDGIKIKDQQGNYITDDKDPTGLLHQRNDTPERWGYITLRKAMEQSVNTPYVQLGEDVGHENVASTAEALGLRPNSLAAPSAGFYIGTSTPSAIRMAGAYATFAASGEQATPYSVTKVSHNGSVLHGFTAPAPAQALPKVIADNVTDVLKGVIARGTGTRAQVLGRTAAGKTGTTDDYRSAWFIGYTPQLATSVVLFREDPKNPQLLSMAGVGGTEKVFGGDIPTAIWTQYMRDALTGLPDTPFPAPAPLGHGADEPGAAKPSPSAPHDKRGAKNGGKQGTPTAGSTPGAPTPGPKCHGRRCR; this comes from the coding sequence ATGAGCGGACACCGGCGACGACCGCCGCAGCGCTCCACCGCCGGACTCCGTGCCGCGGTTGAGCAGGCGACGTCACGCGGCGCCCGGAGGAGGCCACCGCAGAACGCCCGGAGGAGGCCACCGCAGAAGAAACGTTGGCTCGACTACCCGCGCAGCGGCAAGCAGGGCCCGCGCCGCTATCTGCCGTCGTGGCGACAGGTGCTGTCGCTCTTCCTGCTCTTCTTCGGCAGCACCGCGGCGCTCGTCGGCTATGCCTACGCCACCGTCACCATTCCCGACCCCAACCCCACGACACTGCTGCAGAACAACGTCTACTACTGGTCCGACGGCACGGTCCTGGCGACCGACGGCAGCGTCAACCGCCAGAACATCACCCTCGCGCAGGTGCCCCTGGCGGTGCAGGGGGACTTCATCGCCGCGGAGAACGCCTCCTTCTACACCGACCCGGGCATCGACCCGCAGGGCATCCTGCGCGCCGTCGTCCACATGGCCGGGGGCGGCTCCGTGCAGTCCGGATCGACGATCACCCAGCAGTTCGTGAAGAACACGTACCTGGACCAGTCGCAGACGGTCTCGCGCAAGTTCAAGGAGCTGCTGATCTCCACCAAGATCGGCGCCTCCATGACCAAGGAGCAGATCCTCACGGGGTATCTCAATACCTGCTTCTTCGGCCGTCAGGCCAACGGCGTCCAGGCCGCGGCCCGCGCGTACTACAACCTCCCGGTGGAGAAGCTCGACGTGAGCCAGGGAGCCTTCCTCGCCGCGGCGGTCAACGAGCCGAGCCTCTTCCAGCACGTGGACTCCGACCCCGCGGCGAAGCGGCAGGCGCAGGCGCGCTGGTCCTGGGTGCTTGACCGGATGGTGGACACCGGCAAACTGACACCGGCGCAGCGGGCGAAGTACGCGGCCGCCGGATTCCCGATGCCGAGGAAGTGGGCGCCGGGCTCAAACCTCGCCGGCCAGACGGGCTATCTGATGCAGTTGGCCAGGGCGTACGTCCAGCAGCACGATCCGAGCATCACGGACGGCAGCCTGAGCCGGGGCGGCTACCAGATTTACACCACCTTCGACCGGAAGAAGACGGCGGCACTGGAACGCTCCGTCGCACGGACCCGTCGAGAACGCCTCGACCCCAAACACCGACCGGTCGACCGGGACGTCCAGGTGGGAGCCGCGTCGGTGGAACCAAGAACCGGCAGGATCCTCGCCGTCTACGGCGGCCCCGGCTTCGACCACTCACACTTCTCGGACAACGCCGACACCTCCGGCGTCCCGGTGGGCTCGACGTTCAAGCCCGTCGTCCTGGCCGCCGCACTCCAGCACGGAGCCGTACTGCGACCCGGCAAGGCCGCGGAACCGATCACCCCGGCCAGCAAGTTCAACGGCGACGACGGCATCAAGATCAAGGACCAGCAGGGCAACTACATCACCGACGACAAGGACCCCACCGGCCTGCTCCACCAGCGCAACGACACTCCCGAACGCTGGGGCTACATCACCTTGCGCAAGGCGATGGAACAGTCGGTCAACACGCCGTACGTGCAACTGGGAGAGGACGTCGGCCACGAGAACGTGGCGAGCACGGCCGAGGCCCTCGGCCTGCGCCCGAACAGCCTCGCGGCCCCCAGCGCCGGCTTCTACATCGGCACCTCGACACCGAGCGCCATTCGCATGGCGGGCGCCTACGCGACCTTCGCCGCCTCCGGTGAGCAGGCCACCCCGTACTCGGTGACCAAGGTGAGCCACAACGGCTCCGTCCTGCACGGCTTCACCGCCCCCGCCCCCGCACAGGCCCTGCCCAAGGTGATCGCCGACAACGTGACCGACGTACTCAAGGGTGTCATAGCCCGGGGCACCGGCACCCGGGCCCAGGTGCTCGGCAGGACCGCGGCGGGCAAGACCGGAACCACCGACGACTACCGCTCGGCCTGGTTCATCGGCTACACCCCCCAACTCGCCACCTCCGTCGTCCTCTTCCGAGAGGACCCGAAAAACCCGCAACTGCTGTCCATGGCGGGTGTCGGCGGCACAGAGAAGGTGTTCGGCGGGGACATCCCCACCGCGATCTGGACCCAGTACATGCGCGACGCCCTCACCGGCCTGCCCGACACTCCCTTCCCCGCGCCGGCCCCCCTCGGGCACGGCGCCGACGAGCCCGGCGCCGCCAAGCCGTCCCCGTCCGCACCCCACGACAAGCGGGGCGCCAAGAACGGCGGCAAGCAGGGAACCCCCACGGCCGGCTCCACACCGGGTGCCCCGACACCAGGCCCCAAGTGCCATGGACGCAGGTGCCGTTGA
- a CDS encoding RNA polymerase sigma-70 factor translates to MALTMNDVDRFEASRPRLEAIAYRLLGSASEAEDAVQETFLRWQGADVDRIEVPEAWLTKVLTNLCLNQLTSARARRETYVGQWLPEPLLAGDPMLGPADTAEQRESVSYAVLTLLERLTPGERAVYVLREAFDYPHREIAAILDVTEAASQQIFHRAKKHVADGKARTEIDEAAARRIVDEFLAAATSGRTEPLVRLLTQDAVSIGDGGGKVPARAKAFEGALAVAKFLRGLFKPSKAKRDLAGGSPEVYATTANGDPAVVAVLDGRVIGVMCLEITAEGIAGFRNQVNPDKLERATSRWAAADHGEPLLNAF, encoded by the coding sequence ATGGCCCTGACCATGAACGACGTGGACCGGTTCGAGGCCTCCAGGCCCCGCCTGGAGGCCATCGCCTACCGCCTACTCGGCTCCGCGAGCGAAGCCGAGGACGCCGTCCAGGAGACGTTCCTGCGCTGGCAGGGCGCCGACGTCGACCGCATCGAGGTCCCCGAGGCCTGGCTGACTAAGGTGCTCACCAACCTGTGCCTCAACCAGCTCACCTCGGCCCGCGCACGGCGCGAGACCTATGTGGGCCAATGGCTGCCCGAGCCGCTGCTCGCCGGAGACCCGATGCTCGGCCCGGCCGACACCGCCGAACAGCGCGAGTCGGTCTCGTACGCGGTCCTCACCCTGCTGGAGCGCCTCACGCCGGGCGAGCGGGCGGTGTACGTGCTGCGGGAGGCCTTCGACTACCCGCACCGGGAGATCGCCGCGATCCTCGACGTCACCGAGGCCGCCAGCCAGCAGATCTTCCACCGCGCCAAGAAGCATGTCGCGGACGGCAAGGCCCGTACCGAGATCGACGAGGCCGCCGCCCGCCGGATCGTCGACGAGTTCCTCGCGGCCGCCACCAGCGGCAGGACCGAACCGCTCGTACGGCTGCTCACCCAGGACGCCGTGTCCATCGGCGACGGCGGCGGAAAGGTCCCGGCCCGCGCCAAGGCGTTCGAGGGCGCCCTCGCGGTCGCCAAGTTCCTGCGAGGCCTGTTCAAGCCCAGCAAGGCCAAGCGCGACCTGGCCGGCGGATCGCCCGAGGTCTACGCGACGACCGCCAACGGCGACCCCGCCGTCGTGGCGGTCCTCGACGGCCGGGTCATCGGCGTCATGTGCCTGGAGATCACCGCCGAGGGCATCGCCGGGTTCCGCAACCAGGTCAACCCCGACAAGCTCGAACGCGCGACCAGCCGCTGGGCCGCCGCCGACCACGGAGAACCCCTGCTCAACGCCTTCTGA